In Polaribacter sp. Hel_I_88, the following proteins share a genomic window:
- a CDS encoding LysR family transcriptional regulator, with protein MNFTLHQLKVFTTIVENKSITKAANELNMTQPAASIQLKNFQDQFDIPLSEVIGRQFYVTDFGKEIFTIAQEILNKTKTIQYKTEAFKGLLSGKLKISVVSTGNYVVPYFLNGFLKKHPKVELVLDVSNKTTVIKDLEQNLVDFSMVTVSPDHLDLIELPIMENKLVLVASKENKIISQKGTDKSIFKTIPLIYREDGSGTRHTMQQFFKQEKIAPKIKLELTSNEAIKQAIIADIGVSIVSLLSIKNELHQNELKIIPAKGLPLKSVWKLIYLKKKALSPVAKAFLEYVELEKENVYNNYFSWLDTVEM; from the coding sequence ATGAATTTTACTTTACATCAACTTAAAGTTTTTACAACGATTGTAGAAAACAAGAGCATTACAAAAGCTGCTAATGAATTAAATATGACTCAACCAGCTGCATCAATTCAACTAAAAAATTTTCAAGATCAGTTTGATATTCCTTTATCCGAAGTTATTGGAAGACAATTTTATGTAACCGATTTTGGGAAAGAAATTTTTACCATTGCTCAAGAAATTTTAAATAAAACTAAAACCATACAGTATAAAACTGAAGCTTTTAAAGGGTTGCTGTCGGGTAAATTAAAAATATCAGTTGTTTCTACTGGTAATTATGTGGTTCCTTATTTTTTAAACGGATTTTTAAAAAAACACCCTAAAGTAGAATTGGTTTTAGATGTATCTAACAAAACAACCGTAATTAAAGATTTGGAGCAAAATTTAGTAGATTTTTCTATGGTAACTGTAAGTCCAGATCATTTAGATTTAATAGAGTTGCCAATAATGGAAAATAAATTGGTTTTGGTGGCATCAAAAGAAAACAAAATTATTAGTCAAAAAGGTACAGATAAATCCATCTTTAAAACCATTCCTTTAATTTATAGAGAAGATGGTTCTGGAACAAGACATACAATGCAACAGTTTTTTAAACAAGAAAAAATTGCACCAAAAATTAAACTCGAGCTCACGTCAAACGAAGCTATAAAACAAGCAATTATAGCCGATATTGGTGTATCAATTGTATCATTATTAAGTATTAAAAACGAATTACATCAAAATGAATTAAAAATAATACCTGCTAAAGGTTTACCTTTAAAATCGGTTTGGAAATTAATTTATCTAAAAAAGAAAGCATTATCGCCTGTTGCAAAAGCATTTTTAGAATACGTAGAGTTAGAAAAGGAGAATGTTTATAACAACTATTTTAGTTGGTTAGATACAGTAGAAATGTAA
- a CDS encoding sodium-dependent bicarbonate transport family permease: MNVDILISNLTNPVLLFFVLGIIASLVKSDLKIPASSSKFISLYLLFAIGFKGGQELSHSEFNAEILYSILFAIGLSVIVPLYTFYLLKRKIGVPNAGAIAAAYGSVSAVTFVTAVSFLENQGITFGGHMVAIMAIMESPAIIVGVILIMINDSTKKEKKSIGSILKHSFTSGSVLMLVGSLVIGLIADASQARGIEPFTTDIFKGFLSLFLLEMGMVTANRIKGFKKYGMFLFFFGIMVPLFNGIVVAYISGFITESAGNRLLFAILAAGASYIAVPATMKLAEPRADAGIYIPMALGITFPFNITIGMPIYYAVINLF; this comes from the coding sequence ATGAATGTAGATATTTTAATTAGCAATTTAACAAATCCTGTTTTGTTATTTTTTGTATTAGGAATTATAGCATCTTTAGTAAAAAGCGATTTAAAAATTCCAGCATCGTCATCAAAATTTATCTCACTATATTTATTATTTGCCATTGGTTTTAAAGGTGGTCAAGAGCTATCTCATAGCGAATTTAATGCAGAAATTCTATATTCAATTTTATTTGCGATTGGTTTGTCTGTAATTGTACCTTTATATACTTTTTATCTTTTAAAAAGAAAAATTGGTGTTCCAAACGCTGGCGCAATTGCTGCAGCTTATGGTTCTGTAAGTGCAGTAACTTTTGTAACAGCAGTTTCTTTTTTAGAAAATCAAGGAATTACTTTTGGTGGACATATGGTGGCAATTATGGCAATTATGGAGTCTCCAGCCATTATAGTTGGTGTTATTTTAATTATGATAAATGACAGCACTAAAAAAGAGAAAAAATCCATAGGAAGTATTTTGAAACATTCTTTTACAAGTGGTAGCGTTTTAATGTTAGTAGGTAGTTTGGTAATTGGTTTAATTGCAGATGCTAGCCAAGCTAGAGGAATTGAGCCTTTTACAACCGATATTTTTAAAGGATTTTTATCGCTTTTTTTACTAGAAATGGGCATGGTTACTGCAAATAGAATTAAAGGGTTTAAAAAATATGGAATGTTCTTATTTTTCTTCGGAATTATGGTGCCACTTTTTAATGGAATAGTTGTAGCCTATATAAGTGGATTTATTACTGAAAGTGCAGGAAATAGATTGTTGTTTGCAATTTTAGCTGCTGGTGCTTCTTATATTGCTGTTCCTGCAACAATGAAACTTGCAGAGCCAAGAGCTGATGCTGGTATTTATATTCCTATGGCTTTAGGGATTACTTTCCCTTTTAATATTACTATTGGAATGCCAATTTATTATGCTGTTATTAACCTATTTTAA
- the can gene encoding carbonate dehydratase yields the protein MKNTYYHQLLENNKNWVKNKIDKDPTYFEELSKGQKPPVLWIGCADSRVPANQITGTLPGEIFVHRNIANMVVHTDMNMLSVLDYAVNHLKVKHIIVCGHYGCGGVEAAMQNKSLGLINKWIRNIKEVYKENITELNKLDSDKKRFDRLVELNVKAQVYDLAKTSIVQQSWKNETGLEIHGWVYGLNDGIIKDLKVSMDSTAHLDDIFTLDLEKK from the coding sequence ATGAAAAATACTTATTATCATCAATTATTAGAAAACAATAAAAATTGGGTTAAAAATAAAATTGATAAAGATCCAACATATTTTGAAGAATTATCTAAAGGACAAAAACCACCTGTTTTATGGATTGGTTGTGCAGATAGTAGAGTACCAGCAAACCAAATAACAGGCACACTTCCTGGTGAAATTTTTGTACACAGAAATATTGCAAATATGGTTGTGCATACAGATATGAATATGCTAAGCGTATTAGATTATGCCGTAAATCATTTAAAAGTAAAACATATAATTGTTTGTGGACATTATGGTTGTGGAGGCGTGGAAGCTGCTATGCAAAACAAATCTTTAGGGTTGATAAATAAATGGATTAGAAACATAAAAGAAGTTTACAAAGAAAATATTACAGAATTAAATAAATTAGATTCTGATAAAAAACGTTTTGACAGGTTGGTTGAATTAAACGTAAAAGCACAGGTCTACGATTTGGCAAAAACATCAATTGTGCAACAATCATGGAAAAATGAAACTGGTTTAGAAATACATGGATGGGTATATGGTTTAAATGATGGTATCATTAAAGATTTAAAAGTATCTATGGATAGTACTGCACATTTAGATGATATTTTTACGCTAGATTTAGAGAAAAAATAA
- a CDS encoding SulP family inorganic anion transporter encodes MFKYIKKDLPASIVVFFVALPLCLGIALASGAPLFSGVIAGIIGGIVVGGLSGSKLGVSGPAAGLAAIVLTAIGTLGGYQNFLLAVVLGGIIQIVLGILKAGVIGYYFPSSVIKGMLTGIGIIIILKQIPHFFGYDAEPEGADSFIETSGENTFSAILNIFDNLILGSLVIGLIGLAVILFWDKVLSKKAKFFTIIQGPLVAVVLGIVFYMLTGSNESLKISESHLVNVPIPDDINSFLNQFSFPNFGAITNPEVWIVAFTIALVASLETLLSVEACDKLDPNKNVTPTNRELLAQGTGNIISGLIGGLPITQVIVRSSANVQSGARTKLSTIIHGFLLLISVILIPTLLNKIPLSVLAAILLVVGYKLAKPSLFKKMYNLGWKQFVPFIVTIVGIVFTDLLVGIGLGLGVGIVVILIKSFQNSHFLHIEDKSNDRNQIKMTLAEEVTFFNKGSILNELDSLPKNTYLELDVRKTTYLDHDIIEILDDFTIKARERNIDIKIISERGIEENPDSFIEFFKLNLKPTQKRK; translated from the coding sequence ATGTTTAAGTATATCAAAAAGGATTTACCTGCAAGTATTGTAGTATTTTTTGTAGCATTACCCTTGTGTTTAGGTATTGCATTAGCCAGTGGAGCGCCTTTATTTTCTGGCGTAATTGCAGGTATTATTGGGGGAATTGTTGTGGGTGGTCTTAGTGGGTCGAAACTTGGAGTTAGTGGTCCAGCTGCAGGTTTAGCTGCAATAGTTTTAACAGCAATAGGTACTTTAGGAGGATATCAAAATTTTTTATTAGCCGTAGTTTTAGGAGGAATTATTCAAATAGTTTTAGGAATTTTAAAAGCGGGAGTTATAGGATATTATTTTCCTTCGTCAGTAATTAAAGGAATGTTAACAGGTATTGGTATTATTATTATATTGAAACAAATACCTCACTTTTTTGGATATGATGCAGAGCCAGAAGGTGCAGATAGTTTTATAGAAACTTCTGGAGAAAACACCTTTTCTGCAATTTTAAATATATTTGATAATCTAATCTTAGGATCTCTAGTTATTGGTCTTATAGGATTGGCAGTGATTCTATTTTGGGACAAGGTTTTATCAAAAAAAGCAAAATTCTTTACAATAATTCAAGGGCCATTAGTTGCTGTTGTTTTAGGTATTGTTTTTTATATGCTAACAGGTTCTAATGAATCATTAAAAATATCAGAATCACATTTGGTAAATGTTCCTATTCCTGATGATATCAACTCTTTTTTAAATCAGTTTAGTTTTCCTAATTTTGGGGCAATAACAAATCCAGAAGTTTGGATAGTTGCATTTACAATTGCTTTAGTTGCTAGTTTAGAAACCTTATTAAGTGTTGAAGCTTGTGACAAACTAGATCCAAACAAAAACGTTACACCAACAAATAGAGAATTGCTAGCTCAAGGAACAGGAAACATTATTTCTGGTTTAATAGGAGGTTTGCCAATTACACAGGTAATTGTTAGGAGTTCTGCAAATGTGCAATCTGGTGCTAGAACAAAATTATCAACAATAATACATGGTTTCTTATTATTAATTTCTGTAATATTAATTCCGACTTTACTTAATAAAATTCCATTATCTGTACTTGCTGCAATTTTATTAGTTGTTGGTTATAAATTAGCAAAACCTTCTTTATTTAAAAAAATGTACAACCTTGGTTGGAAACAATTTGTACCATTTATTGTTACTATTGTAGGTATCGTTTTTACAGATTTACTAGTAGGTATTGGTTTAGGTTTAGGTGTTGGTATTGTAGTTATTTTAATTAAAAGTTTTCAAAACTCACACTTTTTACATATTGAAGATAAAAGTAATGATAGAAATCAAATTAAAATGACGCTTGCTGAAGAGGTTACCTTCTTTAACAAAGGATCTATTTTAAATGAATTAGACAGTTTGCCTAAAAACACTTATTTAGAATTAGATGTAAGAAAAACAACCTATTTAGATCATGATATTATAGAGATCTTAGATGATTTTACAATTAAAGCAAGAGAGAGAAACATAGATATAAAAATTATTTCTGAAAGAGGTATTGAAGAAAATCCAGATAGTTTTATTGAGTTTTTTAAATTAAATTTAAAACCAACTCAAAAGAGAAAATAA
- a CDS encoding tetratricopeptide repeat protein produces MKKILFLLLIIANSVVAQNAENLFSTANDLYKNDKLEEAIDLYKKIEDQGMVSSELYYNLGNAYYKLNKVGPSIYYYEKALKINPLNEDVQNNLVFAKRLALDNIEELPKTVFQKFNENWLQKLSYNQWAIVVIVFSFLGSLLFLLFYFSNSPSKKRFYFATSLISFILLIFSFFITYNQYTFYKKNKEAIVFAETTEVRNAPTFNSDEVFTLHEGTKVIVLDTIDNWNKIKLADGKIGWIIASEIKLLNE; encoded by the coding sequence ATGAAAAAAATCCTTTTTTTATTGTTGATAATTGCCAACTCTGTAGTTGCTCAAAATGCTGAAAACTTGTTTTCTACTGCCAATGATTTATACAAAAATGACAAACTTGAAGAAGCTATAGACTTGTATAAAAAAATAGAAGACCAAGGTATGGTTTCGTCTGAATTATATTATAATCTTGGGAATGCTTATTACAAACTAAACAAAGTTGGTCCATCTATATATTATTACGAAAAAGCTTTAAAAATAAATCCTTTAAATGAAGATGTTCAAAACAATTTAGTTTTTGCAAAACGTTTGGCTTTAGATAATATTGAAGAATTACCAAAAACTGTTTTTCAAAAGTTTAATGAAAATTGGTTGCAAAAGCTCTCCTATAATCAATGGGCAATTGTAGTTATTGTATTTTCTTTTTTAGGTAGTTTACTCTTTTTATTATTCTATTTTTCTAATTCGCCTTCCAAGAAAAGGTTTTATTTTGCAACAAGTCTTATTAGTTTTATACTATTGATATTTTCATTTTTTATCACTTACAATCAATATACATTCTATAAAAAAAATAAAGAAGCTATTGTATTTGCAGAAACAACTGAAGTTAGAAACGCACCAACTTTTAACTCAGATGAGGTTTTTACACTACATGAAGGTACAAAAGTAATTGTTTTAGATACTATTGATAATTGGAATAAAATTAAACTTGCTGATGGTAAAATCGGCTGGATAATTGCTTCAGAAATAAAATTATTAAACGAATAA
- a CDS encoding BatD family protein, translated as MNLKDYLKKSVLNITFFPLMEFRKGFFVCILSLLSFATFAQQAELEVSVSKNKLGLNQRLRIEFSINKQGADDFTPPKFSDFKVIQGPSQSVSQSWINGKVSFSQSYTYILQPTRKGELIIDAASIKINGNTLNSKMIKVIVSDAIEVPENPNDPNYIAEQNIHLVAEISKSKPYVGEGIYVEYRLYVSENISVYDTSVTEAPQYNGFWNQEIKINGFPVKMGKYNGENYRYIVLQKALLIPTKTGRLTLDPMKMDITIGVPTGRADFFGNVITKNIRKEFSSPKKVISPESLPFEGKPENFTGAVGEFNFDVSLSKDILKANESSQIKVAVSGKGNLKLFELPSVETPAELEKYQPERKEDVRITTDGLSGSVTDSYTVVPQYKGKYKIPNVSFSYFNPNTKEYNTINTDDLYVNVTEGKELITNNGNSATKKNVVTSGNNFRYIQTQSTFTPKENNDFYKSYLFYLLLLLPLAIIPIGIIIAKNNEKRNSDLVGLKLRKAERLAKKYLSEAQKQLGKKEAFYEALERALHNYLKAKLIVEIADISKENIAKILEQRKVNETTIKQFIDVLKASDFARYTPVTDTEMKQEFERAKQVIVELDKQL; from the coding sequence ATGAATTTAAAAGATTATTTAAAAAAGTCAGTTTTAAATATTACTTTCTTTCCACTTATGGAATTTAGAAAAGGATTTTTTGTTTGTATACTTAGCTTGCTTTCATTTGCTACTTTTGCTCAACAAGCGGAATTAGAGGTAAGTGTTAGTAAAAATAAACTGGGCTTAAACCAGCGTTTACGAATAGAATTTTCTATAAATAAACAAGGTGCAGACGATTTTACACCTCCAAAATTTAGTGATTTTAAGGTTATTCAAGGCCCAAGCCAATCTGTTAGTCAATCTTGGATTAACGGAAAAGTTAGTTTTTCTCAATCTTATACATATATATTACAACCTACCAGAAAAGGCGAATTAATTATTGATGCTGCAAGTATTAAAATTAATGGAAATACGTTAAATTCTAAAATGATAAAAGTTATTGTTTCAGATGCTATTGAGGTTCCAGAAAATCCAAATGATCCAAATTATATAGCCGAACAAAATATTCATTTAGTAGCAGAAATTTCTAAATCTAAACCATATGTTGGCGAAGGTATTTATGTGGAATATAGATTGTATGTAAGTGAAAATATAAGTGTTTATGATACTTCTGTAACTGAAGCTCCACAATACAATGGTTTTTGGAATCAAGAAATTAAAATAAATGGCTTCCCTGTTAAAATGGGGAAATATAATGGAGAAAATTATAGATATATAGTACTTCAAAAAGCGTTGCTAATTCCTACAAAAACAGGAAGACTTACGTTAGACCCAATGAAAATGGATATTACCATTGGTGTACCCACAGGAAGAGCAGACTTTTTTGGAAACGTAATCACCAAAAATATAAGAAAAGAGTTTTCATCACCCAAAAAAGTTATTAGTCCAGAAAGTCTTCCTTTTGAAGGCAAACCAGAAAACTTTACAGGTGCTGTTGGTGAATTTAATTTTGATGTTTCTCTAAGTAAAGATATTTTAAAAGCAAATGAATCATCTCAAATTAAAGTAGCAGTTTCAGGAAAAGGAAACTTAAAATTATTTGAATTACCTTCTGTAGAAACACCTGCTGAATTAGAAAAATATCAACCAGAAAGAAAAGAAGACGTAAGAATTACAACTGATGGTTTGAGTGGTTCTGTAACAGATTCTTACACTGTTGTTCCTCAATACAAAGGCAAATATAAAATACCAAATGTATCTTTCTCATATTTTAATCCAAATACAAAAGAGTACAATACTATTAATACTGATGATTTGTACGTAAATGTTACTGAGGGTAAAGAATTAATTACAAATAATGGCAATTCTGCTACAAAGAAAAATGTGGTTACCTCTGGCAACAATTTTAGATATATACAAACCCAAAGCACTTTTACACCCAAAGAAAATAACGATTTTTACAAATCTTACTTATTCTACCTTTTATTATTGCTGCCTTTAGCAATTATTCCTATAGGAATTATCATTGCTAAAAACAACGAAAAACGTAATAGTGATCTTGTTGGTCTTAAATTAAGAAAAGCAGAAAGATTAGCTAAAAAATATTTATCGGAAGCACAAAAACAACTAGGTAAAAAAGAAGCTTTTTACGAAGCTTTAGAGCGTGCTTTACACAATTATTTAAAAGCAAAATTAATTGTAGAAATTGCAGACATAAGTAAAGAAAATATTGCAAAAATTCTTGAACAAAGAAAAGTAAATGAAACTACTATTAAACAATTTATAGACGTATTAAAAGCATCTGATTTTGCACGCTACACACCTGTTACAGACACTGAAATGAAACAGGAATTTGAGAGAGCAAAACAAGTAATCGTTGAATTAGATAAACAGTTATAA
- a CDS encoding tetratricopeptide repeat protein → MKTYLNILIVFLMIFSSNEISAQKDSIALQRKARKMVREGNKLYSQNQFTDASVAYKKALGNNSNYDKASYNLGNAMYQNKNFKEAVPQFELSAKTAEDKFTKAEAYHNLGNAMMETKNYQGAVDAYKNSLRNNPNDDETRYNLAVAQKMLDKENQDNKDNKDNKDNKDKDNKDKDDKDKDNKDKKEGDDEKDKENEGKDDKDKDGKDEQDKNKDQKDDPKKDDKDQKPKQQQGKMSPEQIKQLLESLNNEEKKTQKKMNAQKAKGKKVKQEKDW, encoded by the coding sequence ATGAAAACATACTTAAACATACTTATTGTGTTCTTAATGATCTTTTCATCAAATGAAATTAGTGCACAAAAAGATTCAATTGCTTTACAACGTAAGGCAAGAAAAATGGTTAGAGAAGGCAATAAATTGTACAGTCAAAATCAATTTACAGATGCTTCTGTAGCATATAAAAAAGCGTTAGGCAATAATTCTAATTATGACAAAGCAAGTTATAATTTAGGAAACGCTATGTATCAAAATAAAAACTTTAAAGAGGCTGTTCCTCAATTTGAATTATCAGCAAAAACAGCAGAAGATAAGTTTACAAAAGCAGAAGCGTATCATAATCTTGGAAATGCAATGATGGAAACAAAAAACTATCAAGGTGCTGTAGATGCTTACAAAAACTCTTTAAGAAACAATCCTAATGATGATGAAACTCGTTATAATTTAGCAGTTGCTCAAAAAATGCTTGACAAAGAAAATCAAGATAATAAAGACAACAAGGATAATAAGGATAACAAAGACAAGGATAATAAAGACAAAGACGATAAAGACAAGGATAATAAAGACAAGAAAGAAGGAGATGATGAAAAGGATAAAGAGAATGAAGGAAAAGACGACAAAGATAAAGACGGAAAAGACGAGCAGGATAAAAATAAAGATCAAAAAGACGATCCTAAAAAAGATGATAAGGATCAAAAACCTAAGCAACAACAAGGAAAAATGTCTCCTGAACAAATTAAGCAGTTGTTAGAAAGCTTAAATAACGAAGAAAAAAAGACACAAAAGAAAATGAATGCCCAAAAGGCAAAGGGTAAAAAAGTAAAACAGGAAAAAGATTGGTAG
- a CDS encoding VWA domain-containing protein, giving the protein MYRLEEPIYFYLLAIIPIMIVVFLLVFWWKKRTQRKFSNPELLKKLAPNSSTFKSSLKLLMLLLGIAFLVISLVNPKMGSKLQTVKREGVDIVFALDVSKSMLAEDIAPNRLEKAKQIISKIIDQLGSDRIGIIIYAGNAYPLLPITTDHAAANMFLQNANPDMVSSQGTAINEALELAKTYYNNDDQTNRFLIIISDGEDHQEETKQVAQNLNNDGVKIFTIGVGTERGGPIPMRLNNEMIGYKKDNQGETVITKRMPEVLQEIADVAKGNYMDGNITENPVKIMADIIANAEKNEFETKQFSDYKDQFQWFLGIGILFLLFDIFLFDKKTKWLKKVDLFNEEKTKK; this is encoded by the coding sequence ATGTATAGACTAGAAGAACCAATTTATTTTTACTTATTAGCAATCATTCCAATAATGATTGTTGTTTTTCTATTGGTTTTTTGGTGGAAAAAAAGAACACAACGTAAATTTTCTAATCCAGAATTATTAAAAAAATTAGCGCCAAATTCATCTACCTTTAAATCAAGTTTAAAACTATTGATGTTATTGTTAGGAATTGCATTTTTAGTAATTTCTTTGGTAAACCCTAAAATGGGATCAAAATTACAAACCGTAAAAAGAGAAGGTGTAGACATTGTATTTGCTTTAGATGTTTCTAAAAGTATGTTGGCAGAAGATATTGCTCCTAACAGACTAGAAAAAGCCAAACAAATTATCTCTAAAATTATAGATCAATTAGGTTCAGATAGAATTGGAATTATAATTTACGCTGGTAATGCGTATCCACTTTTGCCAATAACTACAGATCATGCAGCTGCCAATATGTTTTTGCAAAACGCAAATCCAGATATGGTTTCTAGCCAAGGAACAGCCATTAACGAAGCTTTAGAACTTGCCAAAACCTATTATAATAATGATGATCAAACCAATAGATTTTTAATTATTATTTCTGATGGTGAAGATCATCAAGAAGAAACAAAACAAGTGGCACAGAATTTGAATAATGATGGAGTAAAGATATTTACCATTGGTGTTGGTACAGAAAGAGGTGGACCAATTCCAATGCGTTTAAATAATGAAATGATTGGTTATAAAAAAGACAACCAAGGAGAAACTGTAATTACTAAAAGAATGCCAGAGGTTTTACAAGAAATTGCCGATGTTGCTAAAGGAAATTATATGGATGGTAATATTACTGAAAATCCTGTAAAAATAATGGCAGACATAATTGCAAACGCAGAAAAAAACGAATTTGAAACGAAACAATTTTCAGATTATAAAGACCAATTTCAATGGTTTTTAGGAATAGGTATTTTATTTTTACTTTTTGATATTTTCTTGTTTGATAAAAAAACAAAATGGTTGAAAAAAGTAGATTTATTTAACGAAGAAAAAACGAAAAAATAA
- a CDS encoding four helix bundle protein, with amino-acid sequence MYIFSFEKLKVWQEAIDLSVEIYRITRNFPSDEKFGITSQLKRASNSISANIAEGTSRITDKDKAHFSTIAFSSTMEVLNHIILCNKLKFINDEVYTDLRKRIYKISNMLNALRKSQLNS; translated from the coding sequence ATGTACATATTTTCATTTGAGAAATTAAAGGTTTGGCAAGAAGCAATTGACCTTTCTGTTGAAATTTATAGAATTACAAGAAATTTTCCTTCAGATGAAAAGTTTGGAATTACAAGTCAGTTAAAAAGAGCATCAAATTCAATTTCTGCAAATATTGCAGAAGGCACATCACGAATTACGGATAAAGACAAAGCACATTTTTCAACAATAGCATTTAGCTCAACAATGGAAGTTTTAAATCATATTATTTTATGCAATAAACTTAAATTTATAAATGATGAAGTTTATACTGATTTAAGAAAAAGAATTTATAAAATATCAAATATGTTAAACGCTTTAAGAAAATCACAATTGAACAGTTAA
- a CDS encoding VWA domain-containing protein: MKNWSNFEFLNPEFLWLLILIPLLAVWFFFVRKRDAAVLTVPSIKGFNTKSSILSKLKPILGLLRLLALAAIIVALARPRNVSVSKKTKSNKGIDIVMAIDVSASMLARDLKPNRLEALKKVAVDFVDRRPNDRIGIVVYAGESFTQTPITSDKGIVKRTISSLQWGQLDGGTAIGMGLGSGVNRLKESKAKSKVIILLTDGVNNSGNIDPRTATELAKELGIKVYTIGIGTNGMADFPWSKDPRTGLLNFRKQQVEIDEALLKDIAKETNGKYFRATDNETLKEIYDEIDKLEKTKIEEFKYYNYQEMYRDLVFLALGFLLLEFLLRNTLFKSFI; this comes from the coding sequence ATGAAAAACTGGAGTAATTTCGAATTTCTAAATCCCGAGTTTTTATGGTTGCTGATATTAATTCCTTTATTAGCGGTTTGGTTTTTCTTTGTCCGTAAAAGAGATGCTGCTGTTTTAACAGTGCCAAGCATTAAAGGTTTTAACACAAAATCGTCTATTTTATCAAAATTAAAACCAATTTTAGGTTTGTTGAGATTATTGGCTTTGGCTGCAATCATTGTAGCTTTGGCAAGACCAAGAAATGTATCTGTAAGTAAAAAAACAAAATCGAATAAAGGAATAGATATTGTAATGGCAATTGATGTTTCTGCTAGTATGTTGGCGAGAGATTTAAAGCCAAATAGATTAGAAGCCTTAAAAAAAGTTGCTGTAGATTTTGTGGATAGAAGACCAAATGACAGAATAGGAATTGTGGTTTATGCAGGAGAAAGTTTTACGCAAACACCTATTACCAGTGATAAAGGAATTGTAAAACGTACCATTTCTAGTTTACAATGGGGTCAATTAGATGGAGGTACAGCCATTGGTATGGGTTTGGGATCTGGTGTAAATAGGTTAAAAGAAAGTAAAGCAAAAAGTAAAGTAATTATTTTGTTAACAGATGGTGTAAATAATTCTGGAAATATAGATCCAAGAACTGCAACAGAATTGGCAAAAGAACTGGGAATTAAAGTGTACACAATTGGAATTGGTACAAATGGAATGGCAGATTTTCCTTGGAGTAAAGATCCAAGAACTGGACTTTTAAATTTTAGAAAACAACAAGTAGAAATTGATGAAGCCTTGCTAAAAGACATTGCAAAAGAAACCAATGGAAAGTATTTTAGAGCAACAGATAACGAAACTTTAAAAGAAATTTATGATGAAATTGACAAGCTAGAAAAAACAAAAATAGAAGAATTTAAATATTATAATTATCAAGAAATGTATCGAGATTTAGTCTTTTTAGCACTTGGTTTTTTACTATTGGAATTCTTGTTGAGAAATACGTTGTTTAAGAGTTTTATTTAA